One genomic window of Nicotiana sylvestris chromosome 10, ASM39365v2, whole genome shotgun sequence includes the following:
- the LOC138879167 gene encoding secreted RxLR effector protein 161-like, which yields MESSKTIDTPIVATTRLDMDEPGSHVNETMYRGIIGSLLHLTTSKTDNIFSVGLCARFQPSPKESHLKVAKRILRYLKGIQDFVLYYPSGDNFDLIGYADVDYAGYLVDRKSTSGMAHFLDETHIYKTKSGNLVPLTQNPNVTPVAKRPVYPVIRTRL from the exons ATGGAAAGTTCGAAGACCATTGATACTCCTATTGTTGCTACCACTCGTCTAGacatggatgaacctggttctCATGTGAACGAAACTATGTACAGAGGTATCATTGGCTCACTCTTGCATCTCACAACTAGTAAAACTGATAACATATTCAGTGTGGGATTATGTGCTAGATTTCAACCcagtccaaaggaatctcatcttaAAGTTGCCAAGAGGATTCTAAGGTATCTTAAAGGAATACAGGACTTTGTTCTCTACTATCCTTCAGGGGACAATTTCGACttaattgggtatgctgatgttGATTATGCTGGTTATCTGGTGGATAGAAAGAGCACATCTGGCATGGCACATTTTCTG GATGAGACTCACATTTACAAAACGAAGTCAGGGAACCTGGTTCCCTTGACTCAG AACCCAAACGTCACACCtgttgctaaacgacccgtctaTCCAGTAATTCGTACCCGTTTGTAA